Part of the Trichoderma asperellum chromosome 1, complete sequence genome is shown below.
GCTGATGTGTACAGGATTGCGATGCGGACTTGGGTTTCCTGGGGGAGATACcagttggagatgatgaggacCGCGCCAGGGAGGAAGCCGGCCCTATTACGAGGTTAGATATGAAGGAAGCCATCGGTATCAGCTGCACGTACTCAAATATTCCCAGCATAAAGCGAGTAGCAAGCAGCCCGGCGTAGTTTTGTACAATGCCTGTCAAGGTCATGATGACGCCCCAGGCGATAACGATGCCGCCCATGTAGATGGACGGCCTGTTGATTTTGTGCAAAATCATATTGGACGGAACCTCTGAAACAACGTTAGAGACAACTTGATGTTGCAATCGAGGAGAGGGTCGGCATACCGCACAGCACGAATGGGATAAAGAATATAGCGACAGCCACATTGTAATCTTCGCCGCGCATCTCGAGGTCTTTCGTCATGCCCTCGATCTTTGCATTGCCTTGTAAAAGAAGTTAGATCTAGCAGAGTTGGTGGCCAGTCATCGGGCATTACCAATATTGGTTTTATCCATATAGGCCATTAGGTAAAGCAGGACGAGCATGGGCAGCAAGCGCCACTGGCATCTAATTAatagctcttcttcaaccgtGTCAAAGTTTGGTCACTCACATCGACTTTTCGGACAActctcttctttcgctcCTCACTGAAGTTTGCAAGAAAATCGGCGTCATCCTGTGACACGCTGCCGGAATGCTCCTGGTGAATGATATGACTCTTCTCGAGAGGAGACTGTTCCACGTCCCGAGATTCGGCTGACGGTCGTTTGGGATCCATTGGGATATGTGTGGTGTATTGATGAGTAGTTAAACGAAGATTAGATGATCAAGCCATAGACTTGCCCGCAGGTGAACCTGGTTGGTTTTGGATTTCAGCAGGGGGAAGTCCTGCCTTAATACCAAGTCCCGAGGAGGGTTTGACCCCAGTCCTTCAAGTGCCCGGATTGAACAAACGAGTAGTGGACTAGTATATGGTTAAGTTGAACATACTAGTAGGTTACGCCTCgaacatatacatatataatatacagcTAGTCTTTTGCACTAAGAAGAATAACTTGTATAGTAGTACATAGCTAATCGTTTACACTAAAAAGACTAGCTGTATACCTTAGGTACTATATATGTACAGGTTACAGGGGTGAACTATTTTCAGCTCTTCACACCAGTCAATGACCAGGATGGATATTCTGTCAACACCCGTAGGATCGAGACTCTTGGCAGGACTCTGGGGAAGCCCATGTCAACGCATGGCGACCCCATGGGGAACGAGATTTGCAATCCAAGTAATATCCACAACCAAGAATCCGGGGCATCGCGGGGTTTGCTACACCCCACAGGCTAGTCTTGTAAATCCGGGAATCCGAGCGGTCGTTATCCGGGAGGGCACAGAGGGTTTCCGGACACTCTACCTGCTATCCTGCGGACACACTATGCTCAAGCCGGGTTCTGAGCAACTCGGTAGAGGCTCTCTCGCTGCTTCCGAAGGCATTGGGTTTTCTTGACCGGAGACAGTGATGAATTACGGTATGTAGACCGGAACATTGGCGACAAAGTGGCATTGCTTGCCAGTTATAAAAGTCAGCCTAGAGCCCAATGATTGTATTGCTCGATAGACAAGCAAACGCCATCTAAGCCAATCAACTAGACACCTCTGCAAAAGATCCCTTTTTACTCAAAAACAATCTCCAATCATGTCCATCGATCTCAAGGGGCTCGTTCCAGCGCCGGTGACGCCTTTCACCAAGGATGGCGCTGTGGACTATGAGGCTATTCAGCGTCTCGGATCTTGGCTCGGCAGCCAAAAGGGCGTCAAAGGCCTTGTGGTCCTAGGACATGCGGGAGAAGGAACATTCCTTACTCCACAGGAGCAGGTTGACACCATCAAGGCCTTTGTCAAGTCCGTCAACAACAAAATCCCAATCATTGCCGGCATCACTGGCGAAGGAACAGAAGTGGCTGCACTAGAAGCCAAGCGCGCCAAGGAGGCGGGAGCTCAAGCCGGCCTTCTATACCCGTCTCATGGCTGGCTACGCTTTGGCTACCAGCCTGGGGCACCCCAGGACCGCTACAGGGTCGTCTACGAGGTCTCACAACTGcctctcatcctcttccagtATCCTGATAACACAAAGGCCAACTACAACCTACAAACTCTGCTAGACATTGCTGCCCAGCCTGGTGTTATTGCAATGAAGAATGGAGTTAGAAATATGAGAAGATGGGATACTGAGATTCCCGTCTTCCGACGGGAGCGGCCCAACGTGCCGGTTCTGACATGCCACGACGAGTACCTTCTCCACACCGTTTTTGATGTCGATGGCATGCTTGTTGGCTACGGAAACATTGCTCCGGAGCCTCTGTATGAGATGATCCTTGccggcaaggccaaggattACAAGCGTGCAAGGGAGTTGCACGACCAACTTCTGCCTGTAACCAAGGCAGTGTACCACAGAGGATCACATATGGAAGGCACTGTGGCTTTGAAGCATGCTCTTGTAGCGCGAGGAATTCTTTCTCATGCTACAGTACGATCACCAttgatgccgctgccagACGGCGCGGAGGCGGAGATACACTCTGCAATCACCTCTGCAGCACTCAGCAAAGTCGCTTGATTGTAGCATAGCAATATTAGCAATCCTtgataaaatatttatatcaCTAGTCCGATGCTGGCTCTGTACTCCCTCTTTATGTTTACCACTAGATATTTAAGGACTCAAACTAGAAGCCAAATATATTATcactagtagtaggtataaCTTATTCTGTTTGCAAAATACCGGCCGATTGCCATATACTTAAGTCTAtaaacttctttattttagtgaaataagtaataaactaggCCGCAGTATATGTAGCAAAATGTTACGAAATAATAATGTAGATGCTTGtacttactaatatatagtaCTTAGATTCTATGCTTAACAGTGTTATAATACTGTACCAACAGTTAAATACCTTAATTCTAGCTGTAGTAAAGTTATATAGCTTAGTATTTatgatttataatttttttttaaaggtctTCTCCATTTCCTCGCTGAAGTATTATACTTTACTATTCAGTAGAAAGGTACTTTTGCTAATCTTTGCGTTTACATTGCTTGTTCAAACCTGCCGTTCTGCCCAGCTTGCAATCACGCCTTCTACCGTGGGTTCATACTCCTTCACGATGACAGTGTCACCGTCAAGAAAGGTATTAGCCTGTGTAAAAACAAGCGGAGGAGGTTTAGTCGCGAGCACAGTCTCCCTCCACTCAATATACTCGCCACCAACGCTCGATAGCTTCTCGTAGTATGCTCGACAGCTTTGGGCATCGGCTGTACATCGAAACATGTGCAGATGTAAAAGCATGTTGCCCAACGCAGGTTTCCCGTGAGTACGAATCTTGGACCGGTCCACTCGCACTTTCAAGCTTTGCTCGAGTTTGTTGTGAGTGACAGTTATAACGTTGCCGCCATTTTGAAGCAAGCACTTCAATATAGCAAAGTGTGCCTGTGCAGCTATTAGTCCACCACGCAGGAATTGGTATCCTACGACTGATACTTACCCGACTATGAGCTTGGCCCCATTTCTGCCAGATAGATATGTCAACAGAATGCCCCTGCGCTCAATCAAGTCCCCACGACAACTTACATTGTTTTGAATATTAAAATTCGATAGTCCCCGTAACCCATCAACGCCTAGCTGCAAGTAAAGGTTGTACGTTACTACAGATGCCGTGttagtgctgctgctttctcaAAATCCAAGATCATATCGACATACAATCCTCAGCGCAAATATCAGAACTATCCGTAAAGCCAAACAGGGACAGAAGCTCTGGGTCATCCATCAGGTAGGCGCCAACGAGCTCAGCCCTGCATTCATCAACTGTAGTTGCTAGATCGCCAAACTGACCAGTCCAAGTCTGACCTGGCTTATACCAGGTCGAAATGGGTTTTCCATCAAGGGGATTAATGGGCCGGTTCTTTGCATCGAAGTTGAACACACCATCGGCGCTTTCAACCATCATCTGTCCTGTGCCATGACCCAGCAGCTCATGGAGCACAACCCACCAGTAGTAGGCTTGGAATTTGTGCTTCTTAAATTGTTCAGCCTCAGACTCTTCTATGAAAGGGTACTGCATTGCTTGGCTCTCAGCGATCATGCGATTCGAGATGATGACATTCTTGAACCCGTCTTCTTGGCGAATGTCATTATACTATGTTCAAGGATTAGCTGTTGGTCAACCGTGGGATTTATGACTCTAGAACGCTACGAGTGACAAGATTCAACGAGTTAGGCATAAGAACTGACATTGGGCAAATTTATCCCTGGGAAGATGATGCTCGAACAGTACGCCAGAGCTATATAGCTTTAGTTCTCAGCTTTAcaacttaaaatattttgTCACTCACCATGAATGCTCGAAAAGTCCGGCGGCTCAAATAGACTCTTCTCAAAAGGTCCTTTACCATCATTCTCGGGGGTTGCCCAAGGAAGCCGGCGAATAAATCTTGCCGAATTGTCAACTAGTTTGGTAAGAAGCAAAGTCTCTGCGTCATCTGCAATAGCAACCAAGGCCTCGAATTCTGCTCGAATTCCCTGCGGATCACGATACGGCTCTACAAACCCAAAGATATTCTCCACCCTCGGTGCTTTATCCCGGACCCAGAGGCGTTGCGATTTGCGGTACGTATCTAGACTGCCCGTTTCAAAGCTTTCTATATACGCACTAATGACATTTCTCTGTAGCTCGTTGGCCGCATATCTAGATGCCTCTTTCAGCTCAGCGCAGATGCGTTGTAGGTCAGACGAATGGTCTCCTTTGATAAGTCTCACATGCCGTTCATGGCCACTTGGTAGAGGAAATTGGGCAGCAATACCACTTTCAACCGATGCAATGAGGACATCAAATCCATCCTTGGTCTTTTGAAGTCTTGTGTTTTCAGGAAAGATGGCATTCTGCTCTAGAATCTTGGACACGGTATATGCATCGGATTCACTAAAAGTATCCCCAGGGTAGTAGCTGCTCTGAGCAGTGTCGCTTGGGAAACCGAAGTTAAAAGGCGGCATGGCGTCTACATCTCGGGAAATGTTCTGGTACAATTCCCCTAATACCGTGGATCTTGCTGCCAGCTTGCGTAGAACCGACTTGTCCACGTTGGGGATAAACTTTTGGTCCCCGGAGCCCTGTAGAGGTCAGAAATGCatgtagcagcagtaatttAACCACTTGGAACGTACATAGTAGTTCCCAACGTTGGACAGAAACGTTGCCATGTATGTCAACAAGGCTTGGAGTTCATCGCTGTTGAGTTCGTCCCCGATGAGCGAATTCCAGTCACCTGAACAGCTGCGATGGAGCTCAATGATGAAGTCGAAAATCGAGGAGGCTTCTGCAGAAACTTGTCGGAGAATGATTCTTGCTCCAAACCATGCAGCGCTAGATTGGATGTTGAGCATGTCACTTTGCTCGACTATGCTGCAGGTCTTGGTGCTCACCGAGCCAGGTGATGCGAATATCGCTTCTCCGTGTCTGTCAGGCGCTCAAACTGGGTCTCGATACCCAGCTTGAAGACTTGGACGGCGTGTACCGCCATGGCAAGTTAGAACCGGGTTGGGCTATAACTGGGGTGGATGGTTGAGTTGGTACGTCGGTCTACGCGCAGATATGCAGTCAAATGGAGGTCTCTCAGTAGACGAGGCACAGGGAAGTAGAAAACGGTGTACATTAGCTCCGTTTAATAAGTGAACAGACCACGCTCATCCTGAAATATCGTATAGGGTACTATTATAAACCCGGTATTATCTTACCTCCGTTTTAAACTGGCCGTTCCATGACCTGCAGGGAGCTGATCTTTTTGATACCACTTGGGGGCTTGCCTATGAACGAAACCATGGAGTAAAGTCTGGCCCGTCCAGTTTTATACTAAGCCTGCCAGCACCCTTAACTTCTATTAACGCTGCATATatcttaattttataaagcctcTTTATTGTCATAAGGCACTTGCAATGCTTAAAATCCTAGGTATTAAGACAGCCGGCATCGCCTGGAAAGTCTATGCCTAAGCAGGCTTTACTAACCATAAATAGTTCTAGGCCACTACACCAACATAAGAAGCTTAGCTTAACTAGATTAACAAAACCAGGCATAGAAAAGCGAGGTTCGTTTAAACTCCCCGACGGAAAGACTAATCCGTCGGGATCCAGCAACTACCTGGTCAACATTATTGCCGTCCATCTGACACCCAAGCAAGACTGCTCAAGCTTCCAGGCATTAATGTTAGCATCACAGATAACAAAGGGAAATCACCTCTTTCTTGGGCAGCAGGCAATGGCTACGCTGATGCGGTTGAGGTGCTCCTTAGAAGCAAACGAGCGAGTGAAGCAAGCAGTGATAATGATAAGAGAAATGCAATATTATGGGTTAGCGGTGATGGACACCATGCTGCCCTTGCCAAATTTCTCGACGCAGGATGCCCGGAGGTTGATGCTAAAGATGTTGATGAATGGACTCCGTTGGCCTGGGCTATTCAGACGAATGCGCCTGAGACCCACTGCCAGAAGTCAGATTCAAAGGCAGCATTCAAATTCATGACACGTTTTGATTAGACATAAAATATCGAAGTGAACAGAAGAGCTAGGCACAGATGGCTGCTACTCAGTCTTCATCAGCGAGATCCGAAGATGGCTTGAGACGGCCGAGGGTCCGAGGACATAACATCGTGCAACAGAAACGCCCAGTGGCAAGCTTGGTAATTGAACGCTGACTAACGAACGACAATTTGCACAGGTGAAGCATTGGAATGAATCGATTACGAAGCTTCCATACACGTATCCTCCGATGATGGACTTTTAACGGTGAAGAGCATGGCAGCATAACCCACAACTTGTTATTTCCGGTTGCCCGTTATGGCTAATTCGGGGCTACCATCGGCTGCACCAACCGCGCCCTATTGTTGGCAAAACCGGGCCGGTGTGGATCGAGAGCCACTCCGATCTATCTCAGAGGGCGCGGGCACTAGTCAGACTCGACCCTTTGCAGCTTTTCATGACTGATTGCACGGAGAAGCTTAAGCCGATATGAGGGTCCCGTGGTTGAGTCCCTCTATGCTAGATGATTCACCGGCGTCTTTGCGGAATGGCTAGGCCATGTATATAGATCTTCCACTAGTACTTGCGAAGAGACTATCCTCtggccaatttttttttccctgctGCTTTTGACATCCTAAAGCCGGCTCTTCTCCTAGAAGTGTCGTTGACAAACCCGCGGCTTCAATGGACATGTCTTCTCCGTCTCCTCACTTGCCTCCCAGTAGCATTGTTTCGCATGACGACCCCGCCGAGCTCGAGCGCAACATACAGCAACTGGACCCAAAAGACGATCTGGTGGATGTGTCCGAGCTAGGATTGGCCAGCAGCGAAAAGTCCAGTTATCGTGACGCAGAGGAAAGACGAGAGCCGCTCTCCAGGATTCTTACCAATGTCTCCAGTGTTTTGAGACCTGTAGACATAACCTCGGATCCGGGGCCGCCTCCTGATGGCGGGAAGCGAGCCTGGGCACAGGGTGAGTCTCCAATTACCTTGTTCTTCAGCCAACCCTCAATATGGCTCGTTGAGACTGATCTAGCTGTACAGCCATTGCCGGCCACATGGTTGTTCTCAACACATGGGGCTACATCAGCTCATTCGGCGTCTTTCAGACCTTTTACACCGACATGCTGGATCGTTCGCCATCTGACATCTCCTGGATTGGCTCCGTCCAAATCTTTctactcttcttcatcggcgTTCTGGCGGGCCGCATATCAGACGCAGGCTACTTTCGGCAACTGGTGACACTGGGGTTTATCCTGCAGATGATAGGCATCTTCACCACCTCCGTGGCGACGCAGTACTGGCAAATCTTCCTATCGCAAGGTATCTGCATGGGCTTGGGCAACGGCTGCCTATTCTGCCCCAGCTTGGCCGTCGTTTCGACCTACTTTAGCAAGCGGCGGGCGCTTGCGATAGGGATCATGTCGAGCGGCACGGGCGTCGGTGGCTTGGTGTTTCCAAGCATCGCTCGCCAGTTGTTGCCGTCGATCGGATTCGGCTGGACCGTCAGGACGATTGGATTCGTCCAGCTCGTGACGCTGGGGGCAGCGCTTCTTGCTTTGAAGCCGCGTGTTCCCCCTCGAAAATCTGGCCCGTTGTTCGAGTTTGCAGCGTTCAAGGATCCGGAGTATTCACTCTATGTGTGCGGCAGCTTCTTTGTAAGataaccccccccccccccccccccacgGCTTCCTTTTCGCTTGTGAAGCGTAGCAGACATGTACTGACAACTGCCATCTTGTTATAGTGTTTTCTAGCTCTTTATTTCGCTTACTACTACGTCGCCTCGTTTGGCCGCGAAAAAATCGGACTCAGCTATGCAGACGGCCTGAATCTGTTGCTGGTGATTAACAGTGTTGGTATAACCGGGCGTATAGCACCCAACTTCATAGCCGATCGGCTTGGACCTATTACAGTCCTTATTCCTTTTGCCGCCTTTTCTGGGATTGGCATGTTGTGCTGGATGGCCGTGAAGAATGTCGCGGGGCTCTATGTGTGGATTGTTTTCTACGGCACTTTTGCTGGTGGCGTCCAGAGTCTGGTCCCTGCGGGACTGAGCAGTCTAACCATCGACCTCCAGAAGGCAGGCGTACGATTAGGCATGATGTTCACCGTCATGAGTTTTGCCGCGTTGACGGGGCCGCCGATTGCAGGCCAAATCATATCTGCGGCTCATGGGGCGTACTTTGGCGCCGAGATATTTGCTGGCATCTCGATGCTGATAGGATCACTATTCTTCACTGCGGCCAAGTGGGCCAAATGTCGTCGAATAGAAGGGAGTTCAATTTGGAAGACGAGAGTATGAGCAAGAAATCGTACAATGACGCATCATAATTGAATAATCTAGAGTATTATATGACGCTATAATAGATAGAATAATAGACGCATAATAGACATGTACAAGACACAAAATAGCAGACACTCGACATGTTCTATCACTACATATACCTGCCTCGGCAGATCTAAAGGACAAAATCTACTTGGACATCAGCTCATCCTGAAATCTTTCGACCCGGTAGGGTTATGAGACTTGGATATTCATTCTATAGATTTAGGAATTGGGGATACAGAAAGCACAGAAAAGAATACGCAAAAGGAACCACGCTCAAGGTCTtgaaattaatattttcaCGCAACAAATCATTGGCATTTTAAATCATCTCGTATTAGCCAAGGTATCAATCCATTAGAATTATACGCCATTGTGGGTAAGTCTCCAGGGCTCTACGTCGCTGGCAATTCCCATCTCGGATGCTTCGATGCTCACTGCGCTTCGTGCGGAGTTAAACATATCGTGAGCTGATTGCTCGACCAGTTTTGCTCCATCATGGTTATTTCTCTGCAGATACCCAAGCAGATACGCGGCTTTGAATTTCTCCAGAAGGTTTGGATCATCCGCTGCCGTGGCTGTAGTGCCCAGGATCTCCTGCGCCTTCGTCCGCAGTTCGTCGTCGGTAGGGCAATGGAGATTCCCAAGACACTCCTCAACGTACAGACGGAGGCCGTCTTCTAGATCACGCGAGCAAAATACGGAGGGGGGAGGTCTATACTGCCCCTCACAGAGAGCGCGAGCAAAATGTTCAGCCGTCTCTCGACTCACATTGTATATTCGATCATCCACGGCCACGGGGACGTCTGCCGTGAATTCGATTAGCTTTCCATCTTTCGGCTTCAGGTATGGTGGATGAAAGCCGCTGCCACCATCCTCTAGTCTCCACGCCCGAGGAGGACCAAGAGGCGGCATGCCGGGGCCCTCGTCTGCGGGAGCGAGGCCAACGTCGCGTTTGAAACGGGCAAGCCATTCTGCGTTGTCAGCGGCCGTTTGGTTCCACggatcgtcgtcgtcgtagATTATCCAGCGAGCTTGGTTTTGTAATTCTTCGTCGGTTGGGATCTGTACAGGTTAACATCCATATTTGATTCTTAGATTAGGAGACAGAGGGTGGAAAGATCGGAGATGGACCGCcctgtacatacatgctgCCCAGGATTGTTTGGACTCAAGGAACTGAGGACAAATCGGGTGAGCTCTTTTTCCAATCTTCGGTAGCAATTTGCATCAGTTATGAAATATCTTGACGGCCGTATGGAATTTGCACCCGACGTAGGCTGCCCCTGGGGCGTGGGGCGTGGTAATTTCTCGGGATAAACATTGAGCTGGGGGACATCATCGCCGATGAGGTTCCAATGCAATACTTGTGAAGGATCAAGGCTGCCGATTTCTTCACTGTTCAGGACCTGGATGAATGAAGGATCGTCTGTCCCGAGGGGTGATTGTTGTGTAAATTCCTTCGAAAGCAGGCTGTTATTTGGATCGCTCAACATTTCGAGATTACTCTGGTGATTAACAGGGTCTTGGCTCCAGAACTTGTCGAGGGCATGGTCAATAAAAGATACTTGTTGCTGCTTGAACGAATCTGATGTAGCTGTCCCAGTAACATTCGGAAGCTGAACCCAGCTGTGAAGCCCTGATTGACTTGCATCGAGATGGATTTGACCGTGTTGAACAGTAGCGGGATCTATTAAGCCAGCAGAATGATGATCCGACATCAAGTCAGAATTAGGAAGTTCCTCATAGTTCTGACTTATTTTATCATGAATTCCCTCTTCCTTGGAAGCTTCGTAAGGATTCGGGCTTAGGCGTTCAAAGTGTATAAGATCTAGAGCGAGTGTTAGGAAGCAAGGATCTAAGTGGGTGTGGCGGAGCAGAACTCACAAGGTGGCAGAGCATTCTCGACATTGCGCAGCACTTCTTCCTCGAAACCCCAGTCACCAGTCCAGTCAACCATAGATTTCCCGCCTTTAAAATGGTCTGCCAGATGCTCGACGCGCTCTCCCCAGGATTCCATGATGTGCCCGCAAAAACCACAGCGTGACCGGATTTCTGGCGCAGCTGTCCTCCATCCGTCCATAGACCAGCTTTGGAACTTGACATCATGAAAGTGACTCAAGTGCTGTCTGATATGATCTTTTCTGTAGAATGTCCTCTCTGCTAACGGCCTGTTCACGCAAAGAGAATAGACATGCTGGTCTGCGTGTTCAGGTGGTGGTTCTTTCAGTCCACAGTAAGCACACGCCAGGCAGCCTTGCCTAGGGCAGAGTTGACTCGGTCCCTCCGGCGAGCATACCCACTGTTCTATTGACAAGTGCAGCGATTTTTCGTGTCTCTGCCAGTCATGCTTCGTCTTGAACGTTTCCGTACAAAAGGTGCATTGGAACTTGTGCACAGCGGGCCGCATATGGTGCATGCCATTCGCCCTGGAGCCTGGGAGGCGGCGACGATGCCTTCCTCGCTTACGAGCAGAACCGAAAGAGCCAAACGATCCCAAAGACACTCGTGATGTGTGCGAGAAAGCGGAGCCAGATGAGCCATTGCTAGAACGCGATGTTCCCATACTGCCTGCCGATGAGCCATGGCCTATAGAACGTGTCGACCCATCGTCGACATGGCCAGAACCAGCTGGATGACCTCGTGCACTTATTTCGATGCTGGATGCTGAGGCAGCCTTTTCAATAACGTCAATTGGAACAGGCTCGTGTTCTGGTGGAGAGTGCTCCCATCGTTCCATCGGGTTCATTTCTCTCAAGACTGACGTCTCTTTCCGATGTATCGGGTAGCCACCAGATCGAGATGCCCGAACATTTTCCTTGCGACGCGCGTTTGCCATCCATGTGGAAATCTGAGCCTTGCTTAAGCCCGTCTGTTGAGCCAACTTCTCCTTGTCTTCGTCGTTGGGGTAGGGATGGCGGACATTTGACGCCAACCAGCTCCGAAGAATCTGGATAACCTCGCGTGGAAACCGGGAGCTCGCTGTGTTATTTGTATTTGTGCCATTTTGATTCACTTTCTCACTGGACGACAATTTCCCCATGGAAGTCGACGTTGACTCACTactcatctccatctgctgAACCCCATGCCCGTCACTAGTCACACTGCTTGGAGAATTTCGTGGGTTTGTAAAATCTCCAACTGCATCGTCCATTTCAATTGGCGCGATAGAGTGTGTAGAAAACGAAGTTGTGAATACTAACGTGATGGCGGTTGTAAAATTTGAAGCAAGAGAGCCACCGTGTTGTCGACCTAGCCTTATAGCAATATGGAAATATAGGTATGTAGCCTTGTGCCGTGAGCCTTATCATCTAAAAACAAAAGTATTCACACCTAGTTTTTGAGCTTCCACAGCCTTGCAGGTTAATGACAGACAACTAATGTTCCATGTTAAAGAGCTTATAAGGGATGTTGTCGTATTTGTTTTGCGTCTAGTTCCTAATTCAGCACTATATACGTGTATTTTGCCGCGAGTCCCGCCGATAGCGCTCTCCGGTTGCGTATCGAAATAGGCAACAGACCTGCAATACACTGTTGGCCCACGCTTAAGGATCTTGGAACTAGGGACTCTAAAGTAACTACA
Proteins encoded:
- a CDS encoding uncharacterized protein (MEROPS:MER0011350); translated protein: MLNIQSSAAWFGARIILRQVSAEASSIFDFIIELHRSCSGDWNSLIGDELNSDELQALLTYMATFLSNVGNYYGSGDQKFIPNVDKSVLRKLAARSTVLGELYQNISRDVDAMPPFNFGFPSDTAQSSYYPGDTFSESDAYTVSKILEQNAIFPENTRLQKTKDGFDVLIASVESGIAAQFPLPSGHERHVRLIKGDHSSDLQRICAELKEASRYAANELQRNVISAYIESFETGSLDTYRKSQRLWVRDKAPRVENIFGFVEPYRDPQGIRAEFEALVAIADDAETLLLTKLVDNSARFIRRLPWATPENDGKGPFEKSLFEPPDFSSIHALAYCSSIIFPGINLPNYNDIRQEDGFKNVIISNRMIAESQAMQYPFIEESEAEQFKKHKFQAYYWWVVLHELLGHGTGQMMVESADGVFNFDAKNRPINPLDGKPISTWYKPGQTWTGQFGDLATTVDECRAELVGAYLMDDPELLSLFGFTDSSDICAEDLTYNLYLQLGVDGLRGLSNFNIQNNKWGQAHSRAHFAILKCLLQNGGNVITVTHNKLEQSLKVRVDRSKIRTHGKPALGNMLLHLHMFRCTADAQSCRAYYEKLSSVGGEYIEWRETVLATKPPPLVFTQANTFLDGDTVIVKEYEPTVEGVIASWAERQV
- a CDS encoding uncharacterized protein (MEROPS:MER0011350) produces the protein MAVHAVQVFKLGIETQFERLTDTEKRYSHHLARAAWFGARIILRQVSAEASSIFDFIIELHRSCSGDWNSLIGDELNSDELQALLTYMATFLSNVGNYYGSGDQKFIPNVDKSVLRKLAARSTVLGELYQNISRDVDAMPPFNFGFPSDTAQSSYYPGDTFSESDAYTVSKILEQNAIFPENTRLQKTKDGFDVLIASVESGIAAQFPLPSGHERHVRLIKGDHSSDLQRICAELKEASRYAANELQRNVISAYIESFETGSLDTYRKSQRLWVRDKAPRVENIFGFVEPYRDPQGIRAEFEALVAIADDAETLLLTKLVDNSARFIRRLPWATPENDGKGPFEKSLFEPPDFSSIHALAYCSSIIFPGINLPNYNDIRQEDGFKNVIISNRMIAESQAMQYPFIEESEAEQFKKHKFQAYYWWVVLHELLGHGTGQMMVESADGVFNFDAKNRPINPLDGKPISTWYKPGQTWTGQFGDLATTVDECRAELVGAYLMDDPELLSLFGFTDSSDICAEDLTYNLYLQLGVDGLRGLSNFNIQNNKWGQAHSRAHFAILKCLLQNGGNVITVTHNKLEQSLKVRVDRSKIRTHGKPALGNMLLHLHMFRCTADAQSCRAYYEKLSSVGGEYIEWRETVLATKPPPLVFTQANTFLDGDTVIVKEYEPTVEGVIASWAERQV
- a CDS encoding uncharacterized protein (EggNog:ENOG41~TransMembrane:12 (i98-120o132-150i162-180o186-209i218-238o250-270i293-314o326-345i357-377o383-405i417-441o447-466i)), producing the protein MDMSSPSPHLPPSSIVSHDDPAELERNIQQLDPKDDLVDVSELGLASSEKSSYRDAEERREPLSRILTNVSSVLRPVDITSDPGPPPDGGKRAWAQAIAGHMVVLNTWGYISSFGVFQTFYTDMLDRSPSDISWIGSVQIFLLFFIGVLAGRISDAGYFRQLVTLGFILQMIGIFTTSVATQYWQIFLSQGICMGLGNGCLFCPSLAVVSTYFSKRRALAIGIMSSGTGVGGLVFPSIARQLLPSIGFGWTVRTIGFVQLVTLGAALLALKPRVPPRKSGPLFEFAAFKDPEYSLYVCGSFFCFLALYFAYYYVASFGREKIGLSYADGLNLLLVINSVGITGRIAPNFIADRLGPITVLIPFAAFSGIGMLCWMAVKNVAGLYVWIVFYGTFAGGVQSLVPAGLSSLTIDLQKAGVRLGMMFTVMSFAALTGPPIAGQIISAAHGAYFGAEIFAGISMLIGSLFFTAAKWAKCRRIEGSSIWKTRV
- a CDS encoding uncharacterized protein (EggNog:ENOG41); the protein is MDDAVGDFTNPRNSPSSVTSDGHGVQQMEMSSESTSTSMGKLSSSEKVNQNGTNTNNTASSRFPREVIQILRSWLASNVRHPYPNDEDKEKLAQQTGLSKAQISTWMANARRKENVRASRSGGYPIHRKETSVLREMNPMERWEHSPPEHEPVPIDVIEKAASASSIEISARGHPAGSGHVDDGSTRSIGHGSSAGSMGTSRSSNGSSGSAFSHTSRVSLGSFGSFGSARKRGRHRRRLPGSRANGMHHMRPAVHKFQCTFCTETFKTKHDWQRHEKSLHLSIEQWVCSPEGPSQLCPRQGCLACAYCGLKEPPPEHADQHVYSLCVNRPLAERTFYRKDHIRQHLSHFHDVKFQSWSMDGWRTAAPEIRSRCGFCGHIMESWGERVEHLADHFKGGKSMVDWTGDWGFEEEVLRNVENALPPYLIHFERLSPNPYEASKEEGIHDKISQNYEELPNSDLMSDHHSAGLIDPATVQHGQIHLDASQSGLHSWVQLPNVTGTATSDSFKQQQVSFIDHALDKFWSQDPVNHQSNLEMLSDPNNSLLSKEFTQQSPLGTDDPSFIQVLNSEEIGSLDPSQVLHWNLIGDDVPQLNVYPEKLPRPTPQGQPTSGANSIRPSRYFITDANCYRRLEKELTRFVLSSLSPNNPGQHIPTDEELQNQARWIIYDDDDPWNQTAADNAEWLARFKRDVGLAPADEGPGMPPLGPPRAWRLEDGGSGFHPPYLKPKDGKLIEFTADVPVAVDDRIYNVSRETAEHFARALCEGQYRPPPSVFCSRDLEDGLRLYVEECLGNLHCPTDDELRTKAQEILGTTATAADDPNLLEKFKAAYLLGYLQRNNHDGAKLVEQSAHDMFNSARSAVSIEASEMGIASDVEPWRLTHNGV